From Amycolatopsis sp. cg9, one genomic window encodes:
- a CDS encoding GyrI-like domain-containing protein → MPYDLKKELKQLYAPKNTGWALLDVPEQRFLAIDGRGNPNAAESYKTAVEALYAFAYTIKMTAKRAGQDFVVGPLEGLWWADDYAAFTVRAKDTWQWTMLIAQPPWIGEDAVEEARETVRRKKKIDAPVRFEKLHEGRCAQALHVGSYDDEGPLLAQLHGEFLERRGLRPTGLHHEVYLGDPRRVAPEKLKTVLRQPVG, encoded by the coding sequence ATGCCGTACGACCTCAAGAAAGAGCTGAAGCAGCTCTACGCGCCCAAGAACACCGGCTGGGCGCTGCTCGACGTGCCGGAGCAGCGGTTCCTCGCGATCGACGGCCGCGGCAACCCGAACGCGGCCGAGAGCTACAAGACAGCCGTCGAAGCGCTGTACGCCTTCGCGTACACGATCAAGATGACGGCGAAGCGCGCCGGTCAGGACTTCGTGGTCGGCCCGCTGGAAGGCCTGTGGTGGGCGGACGACTACGCGGCCTTCACCGTGCGGGCCAAGGACACCTGGCAGTGGACGATGCTGATCGCGCAGCCGCCGTGGATCGGCGAGGACGCCGTGGAGGAGGCCCGGGAAACCGTGCGGCGCAAGAAGAAGATCGACGCGCCGGTCCGGTTCGAGAAGCTGCACGAGGGTCGTTGCGCGCAGGCGCTGCACGTCGGTTCGTACGACGACGAGGGCCCGTTGCTGGCGCAGCTGCACGGCGAATTCCTCGAGCGGCGGGGATTGCGGCCGACCGGGTTGCACCACGAGGTCTACCTCGGCGATCCGCGCCGGGTGGCGCCCGAGAAGCTCAAGACCGTGCTGCGTCAGCCGGTGGGCTGA